The Equus przewalskii isolate Varuska chromosome 17, EquPr2, whole genome shotgun sequence region CACAGCTTCCGGTGAGGTGAGAGGGAAAGACACCAGGATGGAGAGACGtggagaagatggaggaaggggagcaggagctggagaTGATCAGGTGTGAGGGAGCTTAGAAGGAGTGGAGGTCTCAAACAGGGCTGGACGGCTGGGAGAGGGGAGCCTGGGGACACGAGACGCACCGCTGAGCAATGCAGAGCTCCAGGGCTGAGCTGTGTGGGGAGTTCTTCCTGTTCACATTTCCTCAGCTGGACCCACAGGAAACCTCATCTGCTTACCTATGCACTGTAACCATTGTCCTCCTAGCACTGCAGTGACTCATGACTCCTTGGACACATCTAGAAATGCTGCTTACTGCTGTCTGCACTGGCAAACGAGGCCCAACAAGAGCAATCTGCTCCCAACTGAAGATTTTCCAAGCAAAGATCTTTACCTTGGATTGCTTCAAGTAACGAAGGAAACCCAACTCTTCGGGGTGCAAAATGAGCAAGTCGTGCCCTCTTCCGTTTAGGCCTCTGGCTGTTCTGCCCACACGATGAATATATTCCTTTGGTGAAGAGAGAAAACCTGAGTTACACACGGACCTCCACAGAACCTGTGGTGGGCTGCATTCCCGGGACTTGCACGGTAGTGGACAGTGTGTGTCAGCACATCTGGATGAGACGGTGCTGGGCCTCCAGGGCTGTGCCACACAGACCATCACCACGTTCCCCAAAGCTGGCCCACCATTCCTTCCGCTTGCACCATCCCCAAAAGGTAACAGGGCAATGACCGAGGCCGAAGGAAAGCTGGACACGACACTCACATTAACTCTATGATCTGATAAAATGACTACTAAGTGTGCTTCATCTTCAAAACGGCTTTGTGAAACGTGTTTAAATGCTGGCTGATAATTTACATAATCtattgtttgtttaaaatacttaatGTAACTTATTTTACCACATATGCTACAGAATTTTACCTATCTCTGTAAGCAAACTGTATTTCCTTCTGACACCTACTGCTCCTAACACATCATTCCAAGCCTGTAACGTTCCTAACTGAAGTCCCACTGATGCCTCTCACATCTCTGTGCACACCCGTTGTGAGTCCTGCAAACGCCCTAAATATTATCAGCAGCAGAGAAACGTGGCAATGGCTGCACAGTAAAACATGACCGAACGACCAAGGGAGACACCTCTCAATGTGAAATGTGCCATTCCTCAGAGAGCGTGGAGAGTAAGCACAGTCCTTAGTGAGAGCCACTCTGGAGAAACCCCAAGGATGCCAGTTACCTTGGGGTCATCCGGAGGGTCATACTGCACAATCCAGTCGACTTCAGGAATATCCAGCCCTCTAGCGGCCACGTCTGTGCACAACAATATGCCTGAATCCGCATTGCAGAACTGGAAGAACGTGGTGGTCCGCTTGTTTTGCTTCTGCTTTCCCTAGAATCCAATCACAACATCCATCAGAGCTGGACACTGGAGGCTGTGTCCGGGAGGCCAGATGTAGACGCCCAGACTGTGGCGTTGTTAACCTGCTTTCTTTCAAGTGCACTCTCTGGCCTACGTCCTATTTCCCCAAGTGGACGGCGTCTCTTACTCCTGTGTGGTCCTCACCCCTCCACACCGAGCAAAGCTCCCTCCACATAGGATCAATCACCCAATGCTGAGCAAACTACTTGGAACTATGTTTAGAGGAGAGAGCAATAGCTTAAACCCCACCACCTATATAACTTGATAAGCATAGCCTATTTTCAATAAACTCATCGTGATCACTTACATGAATGGCCAAGACAGGCAAATCGATGTAGTTCAGCAATTCGTAGTGGTATTTCACAGActtacaggaagaaaagaagaccatTAGTTTCTTCTTCCGGTTCTTCTTAAGGAATGTAAAGAGCAGGAGGAACCTCTTCTCAGAGGGACAAAGAACGTACCCCTAGAAGTGGTTCAAACGAGGAGATACGAAATAAGCAAATGGACATTTGCAGCTTCATGAACCAACATAATTTGATGGCGAGCACAGAAGGTAAGTATTCGTACACACTGTTATGCCTTACCTATAACAAAACCACTGCCTTCATTCTAACAAGCATTCCTAACATAAGACTAATCTTCAGCTCTTTCGATTCCTTTTACTGGCTGCGAACACTGGATACTAAGTACGTTTCATATTTCCGAGATTACTGGTTATCAACAGTTCTTGCAACCGTAATATATTAACACCCCTATTAATTAGAACCCTCAAGGCGTATCAAtgattcatttttctaaaaaggtTTTTAACAGCAAGATCTCAAATAACCACAGCTTAAGTGCACCGTCCCAAACAAGGTAACAAGGCTgggtgaatatatttttaaaaattagacaacaAATGAAAGGTTTTTAAGCTAAATTGttacagcaaaatattttattcaacaaaagaTTCAATCttcaagttctatttttttttttatgaggaagattcaccctgagctaacacctgtgccaatcttctactaTTTTGTATCTGGAATGCCGCCCACATGGCTGACCAGcagtgtaggtccgcgcctgggatctgaacccgtgaacccaggccgctgaagcagagcacacagaacgttaaccactcggccacagggccagcccctttaaagttctatttttaatcaacCTAGTTTAGACCTTTGTCATCTCATTTCCAATCTGCTAAAGCTACGTGGGTGAAACCAGTCTCTCCATCTTCTAACTCACTTTGCGTCTCCAAGCAAGagattaataaacaaattttttttactgCATCTACAATTGGTAGTGATTAATAACCTCCCACGTGGCAAGCCATATTGAGAGACAGAGTAAAGAGAGCCGAGCAAATTATTCAGAGTTCAAGATAGTTTATATCAAAGAGCCAGAGACCCAATACCAAGTTTACTATATTCGAATTAAAAGTTAATTAATCCATCTGCTTTTTGGATGATCCTCCAAACAGTTACAAGGAAACACCAAGGAAGATCCTTAAAATTTAAGATATTGACACAAATTACCTGCTCAAGACCATCTACTGTTGCATTAGCTTTATCATCATCAACACCAACATACAATGGCTCCTTTTTCAGAGAAATCCTTGCCAGGTCTTCAACTTTTCGAGTTTGTGTGGCAGAAAAGAGCATGGTCTGTCTGCGTGCTGAAACAGATGCAAATAAAGGTAACACAAATCTTTCAGGAAATCTTCAGAATTGCTTCACACCTACAAATGCTCCAAGTAGAACTCTGAACAACGGGGACATGACAGCACTATAGACATTAAGAGGAGAACATCATGAACATCTCTGTCTACAACCTTGACAACTTAGACGGTGGACAATTTCCCTGACAGACAAACTGCTAAAGGCCactcaagagaaagagaaaacgtGGACAGCCtctatctattaaagaaattgtacCCCAAATCTTCACGTAAAGAAAACTCCAGCCCCAACAGCCTCCTCTGGTGAAGTCTATcgaacatttaaggaagaaatattaccaattcttcacaaactctgcAGGACACTGAAGAGAGTCTACTTCCCGGCTCATGTTTTGAAGTCAGTCACTACCCTGATCCCAAACCCAACGACAGTTCATAAGCATGGATGCAAAATTTCAGCACAGTGACTCAATATATAAAGAAGGATAATGCATCATAACCAAGTGGGGtttttccaggaatgcagggttggttcaacatttgaaagttAACCAATATcatttaccatattaacaaactaaagaaATAACATCTGACAGTTTCAAAGgacacagaaaaagtatttgacaaaatgtaacatttatttctgattaaaaaatctcagcaaactagaaacagaagggATCATGCTCAATATGATAAAGTGCAGCTACAAAAAAATCTATGGCAAACAtcctacttaatggtgaaagactgaacgccttccccttaagatcaggaagaagacaagatgtcttctctcaccatttctattcagtaTTGTACTGGAGATGCTGGCCAgtgcagtcaggcaagaaaagaagtaagtgaagaattttatttttttacatgtaGGTGGTATGTTTGCCTAGGTAGAAAACTCCAAAGTCTAGCTTCATCTGGAAGGTCATACTGAACAATCCCATTGAGTATAGTAATAATTATCTTGCCAGATAAAgggtcaaaattaaaaaattaactgtatttgtatatacaagcaatgaacaatttaaaattttaataaaatacttagggataaatctgacaaaagatgtgaaaaaacCTGTGTGCTGAAAACTCtaaaacactgctgagagaaattgaagGAGCTAATAAATGGAGGTATACCTTATTCGTGGGTTTGAATGACTCAGTATTGCCTTCCACCAATGATCTatattcaatacaatcccaaccAAGATACCAGATTTTTTAGGGGgtagaaattgataaactgactctaaaatttatacagaaatgcaaagaacaagaatagccaaaacaatctgaaaaagaacaaaggtggggGTTAACACcacccaatttcaagacttaataGAAggaaatggaactctcatacactgccgaTGAGAAAGCAAAATGGTACAAGCTAAACATACACCAAACACTCCACTCCTAGGTAGTTacccaagaaaaaaggaaatatatgccCATAATAAGAGTTGTagatgaatgttcacagcaactttatttgtaataaccaaaacCCGTAAACAGCACAAtcatccatcaacaggtgaatggataaacaagttgtggtaCATTTACACAATAGAATGCAACTGAGGAATaaagaactactgatacataTTAACAGCATGGATGACTTGCAAAAGAATTTGCTGAGCAGACAAAtttatactgtatgattccatgcaTACAAATCTCTAGAAAACACACACTGATCTGCGGTGACAGAAGGCAGATCAATGTCACCTGGGAGGCAGACGTGTGTGAGCAGTTGATGGAAGCAGGTGAGGGCTGTTCTTACTGAAGGTGAGAGGGAGGGATCACAAATGTGCACAAAGAAGCTTGAGGGTTACGGAGATGCTCACTGTTTGATTGTGGTGACGGCTTCACAGGTATAAACGTGGCAAAACTTAAATTGTTTACTTAAAATATGTGCAGATTATGTCAATTATAACCTCAacaaagcattaaaaaacaaactctcTAATGAAGGAGATTATGGTCTTATTATAGATATGAGCAGCTTACAATGTTGCAAATACTATAACCAAGATATGTACAACTCAAATACAACACAGAAGGCCACAAGTCTACTGCCACCTGGGAGACGCTAGAATGAGgtaaggaaaggaagatggggTTGCGGATGTGGACTGGAATGACGTGTAAGGACTGTGTAACTTGCATTATAACCTCTAAAACGGCAAAACCACTGTAACAAGTTACTAGTAAGCTTGATGCTGCATTGCAGACGACCTCTAAGGTTGATTGACACAAGCTCACTCGGCTATGTTAGAATTCTGGTATTAACAGTTTTCATATAGGAGCAACCCTCACCTACTTCCAACTACTTTGCAAACCACATGCAGATGCCACCTACTTACTCGGCAGAAGTTTAATAATTTGCTTTAATTCCTCTTCAAACCCAACATCCAAGATACGGTCAGCCTCATCAATAACCAGACACTGCAGGTTTTTATACATAAACCCTGGGGTATTctaacaagacaaagaaaaactgttaGCTGTCAGGTTGAGGTTTCACACAAGACAGTAAGACAGGGACTACATAACAGTGTTCTCTTACCTGCATGTGGTCCAGGAGACGGCCTGGTGTGGCCACAATAATGTTGATCCCATTAGCTAGTTTCTGCGCTTCAGCAGATCTGTTACTGCCCCCCATTATTAACCCATATGTATGGATATGGTGCGTCATTAGCTCCTTAAGAACACCAAAAGTCTGCATGGCCAGCTCCCTCGTAGGTGAGAGAATAAGGACTCCTGTTCCTACAAAGGCAACAATGACACGCGGTGAAAGTCAGCCTGCAGTTATCACCAGGAGTGCGTACCCGCTACAATAATTCTAGTGAGGTACCGCAAAGACAGTGGATCACAGACTTACCATTTCTGGGCATGAACTTTAACTTAACAATGAGTTCAACTGCAGGGATGAGAAATGCCAGGGTTTTgccactgcctgtttttgcagCTGCTAGAAGATCCCTAAGGATTAAGACAGGAAAGGTCAGAGACAGTTAGTCTACTCATTCAACAAGTCATGTACTGAATACCTACCATGTCACTACCGCATATAGTTTGGGCATCAACGCCAGAacatgagcaacaaaagaccaAGTCCCCACCTTCTCCATCGCTGAAAGCAATCACCTGCGTCAAATACCCAACTCAGAAATAAGAAACATGCCATACAACAGAAGGGAACGCTTTTCTTCAGACATCAGCAAATAAGTCTTTAAAGCAGGTTGGATACATAAGCCAACACACAGTGCAAAATCAACCGAACATACTGGTATTTCCTTTCTGAACTACTGGCACTGAAAACAGATTAAAGCCCAAACATCAATGTGGATCATACCTGCCTTCCAGAAGCGGTCTGATGCTTTTATGCTGAATCTCGGTCATGTTTGTAAAGCCcatttcttttattgcctttaGAGTGTTCTCATTGACAAGACTAGTCAGAGAAGCAAATGAAGTATCCTCGAAGGCTCCTAAACAGAAGACAGTTTATCATTAGCAAGTTTCCCCCTTTTTTTAACAGTTAATACTGCTATAATTGCCTAAGTTAGTTTTGCTGACTAAAGGCATCACTGGGTTGGAGTCAAGCTTAGAAGAGCTTCCTCCAGTCAGAAAAGCCAAATCCCCAACCATTTCTATATATAAAGACGACAACCCTGCACTTCTGAAGTTTCTCCACCGCTGACGGCGGTGTACCTTATAGCCCAGAGCCCAAACTGTGACAGAATAAGAAGGGGCGCAGAGGACGTACAATCAAGGAACTTGTATGAAATGAAAATGGCAAGGCTGGCGGGGTTGGGAGAGAGTTCAGAGAAAAACGAAATGTTtaagaaatctgaaataaaaagtgaaaacatttagTATAATAACAACTGAATTTGAAGTCAATCGAAAGTGTTGTTAATTTAACTCTAAAGAGACTACTGAGAAGAGTCAGGTGCAGACACAGACTGTTAGAGTGAACCCACACAGCAAGCGTGCTGTGGACCTGCAGCAGGTGAAGGCATCAGAATGACCCGTGAGCTCCCCAGCCCACACACACCCTGGCTATAACCCAGGTCTTGCCAACCTGGGCACTATGGACATCGtgggctggataattctctgttgtgagAGGCTGTCCTTCGCATTATGGGATGTTctgcagcatccctgacctccacccactaaatgccagtagcctGCCCCCAGTTCTGACAACCAAAAGATGTGGCCAATCCTCACAGGCCACCTGGGACAGAGGTGGGATTTATGGGATGCAGGACCTTCAATGTTAAAACTGGTCAAGTCCTGGGTAAACTGGGATGAGCTGGTCACCCCACCTGGGAGGCAAAACTGccctggctgagaaccactgccagaGCCTTTGCCATTCTGATTGAGCACGTCTGGGGTTGGGCTTCAacattttaacaaacaaaaatctcaaaccAAACCACTCAAGTAACTCCTGGACATCTCTGGTTAGGAGCAACTCATGCTAGCCTAAACTCTTGACTTTACAGACAAAGAGCCAAAGGCCAAAAGAGGTCAACCCAGCACAGGCCCTCAGTAATGTTAATCTCATCCTTCTTCCTTATCAGTAACTGAGCCAGTACTAAACTTCTGGGCTCCAGACTCCTGCGCCAATGATTCTCCTACTACGGTATGGGATGAGATACAGAAAATGACAAACCGAAGGAACAAAGGATCCCAGAAGTTGTTTGTGTACATAGCAAAATATTTAGTGTTAcgaatgaaggaaaggaaaaaaatagaaaaagaaacaacaagaacTCAGGCATACAATGAGGAAGATAAACAGTCACAACTGAACCTTCAAACACCGCAATCCAGGGAGGCATGACATTTTTAAGATCTGGAAAACTTTCCAGAAGTTACCTGTCAGTCCCAGGGGCAGGCTGGGCACTTCACTGTCATGTTCTCCATCATCTGGcttctccacactgttttctgtttcttcaggaGCCTGGGCACCTTCTTCAGATTCctctttgtcttcagtttttgcttttttggtatCTTGGTTTTAAAGGACAAAACACCCCCCCCaaaagtttttcttaatttttttttgaggaagattagccctgaggtaactactgacaatcctcccctttttgctgaggaagactggccctgagctaacatccatgcccatcttcctctactttatacgtggcacgcctaccacagcatggctttttgccaagcggtaccacgtctgcacccgggatccgaactggtgaaccctgggccgctgagaagcggaacatgtgaatttaactgctgtgccaccgggctggccccatttctTAAAATCAAAGCATCAAATGAGATCACAAAATAAAAGATGTGTAAGACCAAGAGGCATAATTTCAAAAGCTTGCTAAGAATGTCTCTTTTTTATGATTAaagatttgtttatatttaaaaacccATGGGGACATGCAGATTTgtcaagaaaacaatttttaggCTTCTTAAGGTATTATACCATCTTAAGTgaccaagaaatatttaaaaacttgagCTGAACAATTTAAGCATACTAATTACACCGAGTTCTATACATTTCACTGAGACAAAAAAAGCACGTGATTAATACAGACACATGccgcataacgacatttcagtcaacgacggaccaGACACAACAGatgtcccataagattagtgccatagaGCCCATGTGTGCAGTAGGCTATCGGCATCTAGGTTTGTCTAAATGCACTCTATGATGCTTGTACAATGGTGAAATctcctaacaatgcatttctcagaatgtacccccATAGTTAAGTGACATGTGACTGTATAGATTCTTTAAAACCTCATAACAAACACAGATTTTTCCTCCTATGCcattaaacataaattttctataaaagctaattttgttttaaagatgaacaGAAATAGCAAAGACTGTTCATGTGACTAGAGAGAGACTACAAAGGGTGGGCAACAATCCACTTGGCTGGGTGACAGAAACTGGCCTGTTCCTTGAATGTAGTAAGTGGTGAGGGCAGGAAAGGTAAGCCTCCTGGCTTGTTGCCTCTACATTCACGACTTTCATAATGTGGTCCTAAACTCTCTTTCCAGTCTTATCTCGCACCACACTCTTCAATGTTCTACTCTGGGTCAAACGGGTTAACTACCATGTTGGGCTTTTAAAAATGGATGGCAATAGTGACACTAGTTAGAAGAGAACTGACCTAGACCACAACTCAGGACTCTGTAGCCCGGGACTGGCCTCCTTCTTGGACCTGACTACCACCCTCTGGGAAACGGTCAGCTCTGTAGGACCCACATGTTCAAAGGCCATGGATATCACCAGCTGGTCCTGTGGCTTATCACTTGTCTTCCTTAAAACGGTTCTTGCAGTTTAGCAATAGGGTTAAAACTCCCAGCCCTGCACCTCAATGCTGAGAGGAGACACATCGTCACTCCCTTAGGCACACTCAGAATGAGAGCTCTAAGGCACTACAATCACTCTAAATAAAAACTGTAATGTCTAATCCTCACgc contains the following coding sequences:
- the DDX18 gene encoding LOW QUALITY PROTEIN: ATP-dependent RNA helicase DDX18 (The sequence of the model RefSeq protein was modified relative to this genomic sequence to represent the inferred CDS: inserted 2 bases in 1 codon), with the translated sequence MSHLPMKLLRKKIEKRNLKLRQRNLKLQAASDVSLSETQNGDVSEDTLGGGKVKKALKQSVKAGLSEAQNGALSKTMEGGKVKKSLKQSVKVGLSEAQNGDLSNETVEDENVKKSPKKSAILTNGGAATQPPNSESKKKKKKKKRKMADDAGPDTKKAKTEDKEESEEGAQAPEETENSVEKPDDGEHDSEVPSLPLGLTGAFEDTSFASLTSLVNENTLKAIKEMGFTNMTEIQHKSIRPLLEGRDLLAAAKTGSGKTLAFLIPAVELIVKLKFMPRNGTGVLILSPTRELAMQTFGVLKELMTHHIHTYGLIMGGSNRSAEAQKLANGINIIVATPGRLLDHMQNTPGFMYKNLQCLVIDEADRILDVGFEEELKQIIKLLPTRRQTMLFSATQTRKVEDLARISLKKEPLYVGVDDDKANATVDGLEQGYVLCPSEKRFLLLFTFLKKNRKKKLMVFFSSCKSVKYHYELLNYIDLPVLAIHGKQKQNKRTTTFFQFCNADSGILLCTDVAARGLDIPEVDWIVQYDPPDDPKEYIHRVGRTARGLNGRGHDLLILHPEELGFLRYLKQSKVPLSEFEFSWSKISDIQSQLEKLIEKNYFLHKSAQEAYKSHIRAYDSHSLKQIFNVNNLNLPQVXLSFGFKVNPFVDLNVNSNEGKLKKRGGGGGFSYQKTRKVEKSKIFKHISRKSSDSRQFSH